A single Chaetodon trifascialis isolate fChaTrf1 chromosome 18, fChaTrf1.hap1, whole genome shotgun sequence DNA region contains:
- the pip4k2aa gene encoding phosphatidylinositol 5-phosphate 4-kinase type-2 alpha isoform X2, whose translation MASASSIAASIASKTKTKKKHFVAQKVKLFRASDPLLSVVMWGVNHSINELSHVQIPIMLMPDDFKAYSKIKVDNHLFNKENMPSHFKFKEYCPLVFRNLRERFGIDDQDFLNSLTRSAPLNSEAQGRSGARFHTSYDKRYVIKTISSEDVAEMHNILKKYHQFIVECHGNTLLPQFLGMYRLTVDGDETYMIVTRNVFSHRLSVYKKYDLKGSTVAREASDKEKPPQPEDVPPRPKSGNVQQRLQTLRIATRFYCAMKHVRDAKELPTYKDNDFINDGQKIYIDEENKKMFLEKLRKDVEFLAQLKLMDYSLLVGIHDVERAEQEDVESEDNEAEEEGESDGGGIGTPPDSPSNTLDSTKPLSPGEFDPTIDVYAIKSNETAPRKEVYFMAVIDILQHYDAKKKAAHAAKTVKHGAGAEISTVNPEQYSKRFYDFITTILS comes from the exons ATGGCTTCGGCGAGCAGTATTGCCGCATCTATTGCGAGCAAAACGAAGACCAAGAAAAAACACTTCGTTGCACAGAAAGTGAAGCTCTTCCGTGCCAGCGACCCCCTGCTCAGCGTGGTTATGTGGGGAGTCAACCATTCG ATAAATGAGTTAAGCCATGTTCAGATTCCCATCATGCTCATGCCAGACGACTTCAAGGCCTATTCTAAGATCAAAGTGGACAACCACCTCTTCAACAA ggagaacatgccCAGCCATTTCAAGTTCAAAGAGTACTGCCCTCTGGTGTTTCGAAACCTGAGAGAGAGGTTTGGCATCGATGATCAGGACTTCTTG aactCACTGACACGCAGCGCTCCCTTGAACAGTGAGGCCCAGGGACGGAGCGGGGCCCGTTTCCATACCTCCTACGACAAACGCTACGTCATCAAGACCATCAGCAGCGAGGATGTGGCCGAGATGCATAACATTCTAAAGAAGTACCATCAG TTCATCGTGGAGTGCCATGGTAACACGCTGCTGCCTCAATTTCTGGGGATGTACCGACTCACCGTGGACGGAGATGAGACCTACATGATTGTTACTCGCAATGTCTTCTCTCACCGCCTTTCCGTCTACAAAAAATATGATCTCAAG GGTTCCACTGTTGCAAGAGAGGCCAGCGACAAGGAGAAG CCGCCCCAACCAGAGGATGTGCCCCCGCGGCCCAAATCTGGTAACGTTCAGCAAAGGCTGCAAACACTGCGGATTGCCACGCGCTTTTACTGCGCCATGAAACACGTAAGAGAT GCCAAGGAGCTGCCCACCTACAAGGACAATGACTTCATCAATGATGGGCAGAAGATCTACATTGATGAGGAGAACAAGAAAATGTTCCTGGAGAAACTCAGGAAAGATGTGGAG TTCCTGGCCCAGCTGAAGCTCATGGACTACAGTCTGCTGGTAGGGATCCACGATGTGGAGCGAGCCGAGCAGGAGGATGTGGAGAGCGAAGACAATGAGGCcgaggaggagggcgagagCGACGGAGGGGGCATCGGGACGCCCCCCGACAGTCCCAGCAACACCCTGGACAGCACCAAGCCTCTGTCACCAGGGGAGTTTGATCCCACTATTGACGTCTACGCCATTAAAAGCAATGAAA CTGCTCCCAGGAAGGAGGTGTACTTCATGGCCGTCATAGACATCCTTCAGCATTACGATGCCAAGAAGAAAGCTGCCCATGCCGCCAAGACTGTCAAACACGGG GCCGGAGCGGAGATCTCCACGGTGAACCCAGAGCAGTACTCCAAGAGGTTTTACGATTTCATCACCACTATCCTGTCGTAG
- the pip4k2aa gene encoding phosphatidylinositol 5-phosphate 4-kinase type-2 alpha isoform X3, producing the protein MASASSIAASIASKTKTKKKHFVAQKVKLFRASDPLLSVVMWGVNHSINELSHVQIPIMLMPDDFKAYSKIKVDNHLFNKENMPSHFKFKEYCPLVFRNLRERFGIDDQDFLNSLTRSAPLNSEAQGRSGARFHTSYDKRYVIKTISSEDVAEMHNILKKYHQFIVECHGNTLLPQFLGMYRLTVDGDETYMIVTRNVFSHRLSVYKKYDLKGSTVAREASDKEKAKELPTYKDNDFINDGQKIYIDEENKKMFLEKLRKDVEFLAQLKLMDYSLLVGIHDVERAEQEDVESEDNEAEEEGESDGGGIGTPPDSPSNTLDSTKPLSPGEFDPTIDVYAIKSNETAPRKEVYFMAVIDILQHYDAKKKAAHAAKTVKHGAGAEISTVNPEQYSKRFYDFITTILS; encoded by the exons ATGGCTTCGGCGAGCAGTATTGCCGCATCTATTGCGAGCAAAACGAAGACCAAGAAAAAACACTTCGTTGCACAGAAAGTGAAGCTCTTCCGTGCCAGCGACCCCCTGCTCAGCGTGGTTATGTGGGGAGTCAACCATTCG ATAAATGAGTTAAGCCATGTTCAGATTCCCATCATGCTCATGCCAGACGACTTCAAGGCCTATTCTAAGATCAAAGTGGACAACCACCTCTTCAACAA ggagaacatgccCAGCCATTTCAAGTTCAAAGAGTACTGCCCTCTGGTGTTTCGAAACCTGAGAGAGAGGTTTGGCATCGATGATCAGGACTTCTTG aactCACTGACACGCAGCGCTCCCTTGAACAGTGAGGCCCAGGGACGGAGCGGGGCCCGTTTCCATACCTCCTACGACAAACGCTACGTCATCAAGACCATCAGCAGCGAGGATGTGGCCGAGATGCATAACATTCTAAAGAAGTACCATCAG TTCATCGTGGAGTGCCATGGTAACACGCTGCTGCCTCAATTTCTGGGGATGTACCGACTCACCGTGGACGGAGATGAGACCTACATGATTGTTACTCGCAATGTCTTCTCTCACCGCCTTTCCGTCTACAAAAAATATGATCTCAAG GGTTCCACTGTTGCAAGAGAGGCCAGCGACAAGGAGAAG GCCAAGGAGCTGCCCACCTACAAGGACAATGACTTCATCAATGATGGGCAGAAGATCTACATTGATGAGGAGAACAAGAAAATGTTCCTGGAGAAACTCAGGAAAGATGTGGAG TTCCTGGCCCAGCTGAAGCTCATGGACTACAGTCTGCTGGTAGGGATCCACGATGTGGAGCGAGCCGAGCAGGAGGATGTGGAGAGCGAAGACAATGAGGCcgaggaggagggcgagagCGACGGAGGGGGCATCGGGACGCCCCCCGACAGTCCCAGCAACACCCTGGACAGCACCAAGCCTCTGTCACCAGGGGAGTTTGATCCCACTATTGACGTCTACGCCATTAAAAGCAATGAAA CTGCTCCCAGGAAGGAGGTGTACTTCATGGCCGTCATAGACATCCTTCAGCATTACGATGCCAAGAAGAAAGCTGCCCATGCCGCCAAGACTGTCAAACACGGG GCCGGAGCGGAGATCTCCACGGTGAACCCAGAGCAGTACTCCAAGAGGTTTTACGATTTCATCACCACTATCCTGTCGTAG
- the pip4k2aa gene encoding phosphatidylinositol 5-phosphate 4-kinase type-2 alpha isoform X1 — translation MASASSIAASIASKTKTKKKHFVAQKVKLFRASDPLLSVVMWGVNHSINELSHVQIPIMLMPDDFKAYSKIKVDNHLFNKENMPSHFKFKEYCPLVFRNLRERFGIDDQDFLNSLTRSAPLNSEAQGRSGARFHTSYDKRYVIKTISSEDVAEMHNILKKYHQFIVECHGNTLLPQFLGMYRLTVDGDETYMIVTRNVFSHRLSVYKKYDLKGSTVAREASDKEKQPPQPEDVPPRPKSGNVQQRLQTLRIATRFYCAMKHVRDAKELPTYKDNDFINDGQKIYIDEENKKMFLEKLRKDVEFLAQLKLMDYSLLVGIHDVERAEQEDVESEDNEAEEEGESDGGGIGTPPDSPSNTLDSTKPLSPGEFDPTIDVYAIKSNETAPRKEVYFMAVIDILQHYDAKKKAAHAAKTVKHGAGAEISTVNPEQYSKRFYDFITTILS, via the exons ATGGCTTCGGCGAGCAGTATTGCCGCATCTATTGCGAGCAAAACGAAGACCAAGAAAAAACACTTCGTTGCACAGAAAGTGAAGCTCTTCCGTGCCAGCGACCCCCTGCTCAGCGTGGTTATGTGGGGAGTCAACCATTCG ATAAATGAGTTAAGCCATGTTCAGATTCCCATCATGCTCATGCCAGACGACTTCAAGGCCTATTCTAAGATCAAAGTGGACAACCACCTCTTCAACAA ggagaacatgccCAGCCATTTCAAGTTCAAAGAGTACTGCCCTCTGGTGTTTCGAAACCTGAGAGAGAGGTTTGGCATCGATGATCAGGACTTCTTG aactCACTGACACGCAGCGCTCCCTTGAACAGTGAGGCCCAGGGACGGAGCGGGGCCCGTTTCCATACCTCCTACGACAAACGCTACGTCATCAAGACCATCAGCAGCGAGGATGTGGCCGAGATGCATAACATTCTAAAGAAGTACCATCAG TTCATCGTGGAGTGCCATGGTAACACGCTGCTGCCTCAATTTCTGGGGATGTACCGACTCACCGTGGACGGAGATGAGACCTACATGATTGTTACTCGCAATGTCTTCTCTCACCGCCTTTCCGTCTACAAAAAATATGATCTCAAG GGTTCCACTGTTGCAAGAGAGGCCAGCGACAAGGAGAAG CAGCCGCCCCAACCAGAGGATGTGCCCCCGCGGCCCAAATCTGGTAACGTTCAGCAAAGGCTGCAAACACTGCGGATTGCCACGCGCTTTTACTGCGCCATGAAACACGTAAGAGAT GCCAAGGAGCTGCCCACCTACAAGGACAATGACTTCATCAATGATGGGCAGAAGATCTACATTGATGAGGAGAACAAGAAAATGTTCCTGGAGAAACTCAGGAAAGATGTGGAG TTCCTGGCCCAGCTGAAGCTCATGGACTACAGTCTGCTGGTAGGGATCCACGATGTGGAGCGAGCCGAGCAGGAGGATGTGGAGAGCGAAGACAATGAGGCcgaggaggagggcgagagCGACGGAGGGGGCATCGGGACGCCCCCCGACAGTCCCAGCAACACCCTGGACAGCACCAAGCCTCTGTCACCAGGGGAGTTTGATCCCACTATTGACGTCTACGCCATTAAAAGCAATGAAA CTGCTCCCAGGAAGGAGGTGTACTTCATGGCCGTCATAGACATCCTTCAGCATTACGATGCCAAGAAGAAAGCTGCCCATGCCGCCAAGACTGTCAAACACGGG GCCGGAGCGGAGATCTCCACGGTGAACCCAGAGCAGTACTCCAAGAGGTTTTACGATTTCATCACCACTATCCTGTCGTAG